The following are encoded in a window of Bacillota bacterium genomic DNA:
- a CDS encoding stage V sporulation protein D gives MWGVVSLLLMLRLSWLQIVQGDRFRKLALDQRLYPVPVDARRGTIRDRNGRELAVSVSADSIYAVPVEVKDPAGTADALARILGQDPAAIRNKLTQKAATVWIDRKVDPDKAAAVKKLNLPGIGFTERGQRFYPKDKLAAQVLGIAGIDNQGLEGIEVQYDSYLRGTRGQIVAERDATGKEIPGGVSKFIPPIDGNDLYLTIDEVIQYIVERELDRGMAETKAKRGMILAMDPKTGAVLAMAARPTYNPNRYYEYPEAARRNIVVSDSYEPGSTFKIVTAAAALEEGIVKPSDTFFDPGFIRVEDRYVRCWLAGGHGSQTFTEATENSCNVVYATLGMRLGTERFYKYIKAFGFGSPLGIDYPGEAAGILQPEKNVGLVEIANISFGQGVSVTPLQLLSALNAIANGGTLMRPRLASKVVAPDGSLVKEFGPEPIRQVISKETSRELSLILESVVVNGSGFRARIPGYRVAGKTGTAEKPEAGRYGEKRVASFLGFAPVEDPKISVLVVWDEPNAGTSYGGVLAAPTFQAIVRDVLRYMDVPPTSPVESGTAAEGTGQAQLVAVPDLVGRQAADAEKSLVSEFGLQARTKGSGDVVRDQTPRPGARVPRGTTVVLYLDMGELYNEVGTDAVVPDLEGKTMKDAALLLSQVGLRLQVEGTGIATAQDPKPGTRAPKGSVVIVRFEPPTSGSQGSQPQPQP, from the coding sequence ATGTGGGGCGTTGTGAGCCTTCTCCTCATGCTGCGTCTTTCCTGGCTCCAGATCGTCCAAGGTGACCGGTTCCGCAAGCTTGCCCTAGACCAGAGGCTGTACCCTGTTCCAGTTGACGCAAGGAGGGGGACCATACGTGACCGAAACGGGCGCGAGCTCGCTGTAAGCGTGAGCGCCGACTCCATCTACGCGGTGCCCGTGGAGGTCAAGGACCCGGCGGGGACAGCCGATGCCCTCGCGCGCATTCTGGGGCAAGACCCGGCAGCCATTAGGAACAAGCTGACGCAAAAGGCTGCAACGGTGTGGATCGACCGGAAGGTCGACCCGGACAAGGCCGCTGCTGTGAAGAAGCTCAACCTGCCTGGCATCGGTTTCACCGAGCGTGGGCAGAGGTTCTACCCCAAAGACAAGCTCGCAGCGCAGGTCCTAGGGATAGCGGGCATCGACAACCAAGGCCTTGAGGGGATCGAGGTCCAATACGATTCGTACCTCCGGGGCACGCGCGGCCAGATCGTCGCGGAGCGCGACGCCACGGGGAAAGAGATCCCCGGTGGCGTGAGTAAGTTCATCCCGCCCATCGACGGCAATGACCTCTATCTTACGATTGACGAGGTCATCCAGTACATAGTTGAGCGGGAGCTCGATCGCGGCATGGCCGAGACGAAGGCGAAACGCGGGATGATCCTGGCGATGGACCCGAAGACCGGTGCGGTGCTCGCGATGGCGGCGCGGCCCACATACAACCCGAACCGCTACTACGAGTATCCGGAAGCCGCGCGGCGCAACATCGTGGTATCCGACTCATACGAGCCCGGCTCGACCTTCAAGATAGTGACCGCCGCTGCCGCGCTCGAGGAAGGGATCGTGAAGCCCTCTGACACGTTCTTTGACCCAGGATTTATCCGTGTGGAAGATAGGTACGTCAGGTGTTGGCTCGCTGGCGGCCATGGAAGCCAGACATTTACAGAGGCAACCGAGAACTCTTGCAACGTCGTGTACGCCACTTTGGGCATGCGCCTTGGAACCGAGCGGTTCTACAAGTATATCAAGGCGTTCGGGTTCGGCAGCCCGCTCGGCATCGACTATCCGGGGGAGGCCGCGGGAATCCTTCAGCCGGAGAAAAACGTCGGGCTCGTGGAGATAGCGAACATATCCTTCGGCCAGGGAGTGTCCGTCACGCCCCTGCAGCTTCTCTCGGCGTTGAACGCGATAGCAAACGGGGGCACACTCATGCGGCCGCGGCTTGCGTCGAAAGTCGTGGCACCCGACGGGAGCCTGGTGAAAGAGTTCGGGCCCGAGCCCATCCGGCAGGTCATCAGCAAGGAGACCTCGAGGGAGCTTTCGCTCATCCTGGAGTCGGTTGTGGTCAACGGGTCCGGCTTCAGAGCGAGGATCCCGGGGTACCGCGTCGCAGGCAAGACCGGCACGGCTGAGAAGCCGGAGGCAGGCAGGTACGGAGAAAAGCGAGTCGCCTCTTTCCTTGGCTTTGCGCCGGTGGAAGACCCAAAGATATCAGTTCTGGTGGTGTGGGACGAGCCCAACGCCGGCACCAGCTACGGCGGTGTGCTCGCGGCACCTACGTTCCAGGCTATCGTGCGTGATGTGCTGAGGTACATGGACGTACCGCCGACATCACCGGTGGAGTCGGGCACGGCCGCGGAGGGCACGGGGCAGGCCCAGCTCGTCGCGGTGCCCGACCTCGTTGGGCGACAGGCGGCCGACGCAGAGAAGTCGCTTGTGTCGGAGTTCGGGCTTCAGGCGCGCACGAAGGGGTCGGGCGACGTGGTCCGCGACCAGACCCCAAGGCCCGGGGCGCGGGTGCCGCGCGGAACCACTGTCGTGCTTTACTTGGATATGGGTGAACTCTATAATGAAGTGGGCACGGACGCGGTTGTCCCGGATCTTGAAGGCAAGACCATGAAGGATGCGGCGCTCCTTTTGAGCCAGGTCGGTCTGAGGCTGCAGGTTGAGGGCACCGGCATCGCTACGGCGCAGGACCCCAAGCCAGGGACGCGGGCGCCCA
- the rsmH gene encoding 16S rRNA (cytosine(1402)-N(4))-methyltransferase RsmH: MRDEVVWMLRPRPGGTYVDCTVGGGGHAEALLEHAGPSVLVIGIDRDPDAIESARARLARYPGSFRLVRGNFADLSRVLRDLGTEQVDGVLFDLGVSSHQFDDPRRGFSYMAEGPLDMRMDMGAEPGPSAADLVNTLSAEELSRILRDYGEEQWASRIARFIVERRERRPIMTTSELVDVVKQAIPASARRSGPHPAKRTFQALRIAVNDELGSLARGLEQAVESVRPGGRIVAITFHSLEDRVVKRKFAEERRRVRTVTARPVVPSDEEVLANPRSRSAKLRAAERF; encoded by the coding sequence ATGAGGGACGAGGTTGTATGGATGCTTAGACCCAGGCCGGGCGGCACGTACGTCGACTGCACGGTGGGCGGCGGAGGACACGCCGAGGCTCTTCTGGAGCACGCCGGACCAAGCGTCCTCGTTATCGGCATCGACAGGGATCCTGACGCAATCGAGTCCGCCCGGGCAAGGCTGGCAAGGTACCCTGGGTCATTCAGGCTCGTGCGCGGCAACTTTGCCGACCTCTCGCGCGTTCTGAGGGACCTCGGCACAGAACAGGTTGACGGGGTCCTATTCGACCTCGGAGTCTCGAGTCACCAGTTCGATGACCCGAGGCGGGGTTTCTCGTACATGGCCGAGGGCCCGCTCGACATGCGGATGGACATGGGCGCGGAGCCGGGTCCATCCGCCGCGGACCTCGTGAACACCTTATCGGCCGAGGAGCTTTCGAGGATCCTCAGGGACTATGGAGAGGAACAGTGGGCGTCGCGGATAGCCCGTTTCATCGTGGAACGTCGCGAGCGCCGCCCTATCATGACTACATCTGAGCTCGTGGATGTAGTGAAGCAGGCGATACCGGCGTCCGCGAGGCGGTCCGGGCCCCACCCGGCGAAGCGGACCTTCCAGGCCCTGCGGATCGCGGTCAACGATGAGCTCGGGAGCCTCGCGCGAGGGCTCGAGCAGGCAGTGGAGTCGGTCCGGCCGGGAGGAAGGATCGTCGCGATAACCTTTCATTCCCTTGAGGACCGTGTGGTCAAGAGGAAGTTCGCCGAAGAGAGGCGGCGCGTCCGAACCGTCACCGCGCGGCCAGTTGTTCCATCGGACGAAGAAGTGCTCGCAAACCCGAGGTCGCGCAGTGCCAAGCTGCGCGCGGCGGAGAGGTTCTAG
- the mraZ gene encoding division/cell wall cluster transcriptional repressor MraZ: protein MFIGTYDHAVDDKGRLAIPAKFRDGLGARFYATKGLDKCLFLFPEAEWQKQQAQLASLPLTMRDARAYSRLFFAGACECELDKQGRVNIPQYLREYAGISKDVVVIGVMSRVEVWSREVWLEYSARAEESYEEIAEKLISGGGA, encoded by the coding sequence GTGTTCATTGGAACTTACGACCACGCCGTGGATGACAAGGGCCGGCTTGCGATCCCGGCGAAGTTCCGCGACGGCCTTGGCGCGCGATTCTATGCGACCAAGGGTTTGGACAAGTGTCTGTTCCTTTTCCCCGAGGCTGAGTGGCAGAAGCAGCAGGCACAGCTCGCCTCACTGCCTCTTACCATGCGAGACGCCAGGGCATACAGCAGGCTGTTCTTCGCAGGGGCTTGCGAGTGTGAGCTTGACAAACAGGGGCGGGTGAATATCCCTCAGTATCTGCGGGAGTACGCAGGCATCTCGAAGGACGTAGTCGTGATCGGCGTCATGAGCCGCGTAGAGGTCTGGAGCCGGGAGGTGTGGCTGGAGTACTCCGCTAGAGCCGAGGAATCCTATGAAGAGATAGCAGAGAAGCTCATCTCCGGTGGTGGCGCTTGA
- a CDS encoding GNAT family N-acetyltransferase, with protein MIEGARVVLRPLNETDLETVCKWDTDYYIAAAAGPSDDRHLDTRSDYERILRSRTARMFAIETRDGTLIGDIGVVEISWRKREAELVVRIGDVRYRGKGYGQEAINALLRHVFINTKLDRVYLRVFSDNARAIKCFLKCGFQKRWVMTPRADRAGEPSRRIILMVLERDDFVRSARCRAAS; from the coding sequence GTGATCGAAGGAGCAAGGGTTGTGCTTCGCCCGCTGAACGAGACAGACCTTGAGACCGTCTGTAAGTGGGACACGGACTACTACATTGCAGCAGCGGCCGGACCTAGCGACGACCGGCACCTCGATACCCGGAGTGACTACGAGAGGATCCTGCGTTCCCGGACGGCGAGGATGTTCGCGATTGAGACCCGCGATGGCACGCTTATCGGTGACATCGGCGTGGTGGAGATAAGCTGGCGTAAACGTGAAGCGGAGTTGGTTGTGAGGATTGGCGACGTCCGGTACCGGGGCAAGGGCTATGGTCAGGAGGCCATAAACGCCCTTCTTCGGCATGTCTTCATCAACACCAAGCTGGACCGGGTTTACCTGCGTGTATTCAGCGACAATGCCCGCGCCATCAAATGCTTTCTGAAGTGCGGCTTTCAGAAGCGGTGGGTGATGACGCCCCGGGCGGACCGCGCGGGGGAGCCCTCCAGGAGAATCATTCTGATGGTGCTGGAGCGGGACGACTTCGTAAGAAGCGCCCGGTGTCGCGCGGCCTCCTAA
- a CDS encoding stage V sporulation protein S, translating to MDVLKVSSKSNPNSVAGALAGVLRERGFAEVQAIGAAALNQAVKAVAIARGFVAPSGMDLVMIPAFADVEIDGEERTAIKLIVQPR from the coding sequence ATGGATGTCCTCAAGGTGTCTTCCAAATCCAACCCCAACTCTGTTGCTGGCGCTCTCGCTGGTGTGCTGAGGGAACGTGGTTTCGCGGAGGTACAGGCCATAGGCGCTGCAGCGCTCAATCAAGCTGTGAAGGCCGTCGCGATCGCAAGAGGTTTCGTGGCTCCAAGCGGGATGGACCTGGTGATGATACCGGCGTTTGCTGATGTGGAGATCGATGGCGAGGAGCGGACCGCCATCAAACTCATAGTGCAACCCAGATGA
- a CDS encoding TIGR00282 family metallophosphoesterase, with protein MTARILFIGDIVGKPGRRVCQALLPDLVQELGADAVIANGENAAGGFGLTAETADEIFRSGVNVITTGNHVWNKREFYPVLAANERVLRPANYPPGAPGRGVTVVQLASGLRLCVVNLAGRVFMGPVDCPFRAADRILEEQTSKCDVIVVDFHAEATSEKVALGWYLDGRVACVVGTHTHVQTADERVLPSGTAYITDLGMTGPVDSVIGVRKDIIVERFLTGLPAKFETASGVAQLSGAVVTVDASTGKAKSIERVLRVEGA; from the coding sequence ATGACCGCACGAATTCTCTTCATCGGCGATATCGTGGGGAAGCCAGGGCGCAGGGTCTGCCAGGCTCTGCTCCCTGATCTTGTACAGGAACTTGGGGCCGACGCCGTCATCGCCAACGGCGAAAACGCAGCTGGCGGCTTCGGGCTCACCGCGGAGACGGCGGACGAGATCTTTCGCTCCGGCGTCAACGTTATCACCACCGGCAACCACGTGTGGAACAAGAGGGAATTCTATCCCGTGCTCGCAGCGAACGAGCGGGTCTTGAGACCGGCCAATTATCCCCCGGGTGCGCCCGGGAGGGGCGTGACCGTTGTTCAGCTCGCGAGCGGGCTCCGCCTCTGTGTAGTGAACCTTGCCGGCCGCGTCTTCATGGGGCCTGTCGATTGTCCGTTTCGCGCGGCGGATCGGATCCTCGAAGAACAGACCTCGAAGTGTGATGTGATCGTCGTTGACTTTCACGCGGAGGCGACCTCGGAGAAGGTTGCCTTGGGGTGGTACTTGGACGGTCGGGTCGCTTGTGTGGTCGGCACACATACGCACGTCCAAACGGCTGACGAGAGGGTCCTGCCCAGTGGAACCGCCTACATCACGGACCTGGGGATGACGGGGCCTGTTGACTCGGTGATCGGGGTACGGAAGGACATCATCGTGGAGCGTTTTCTTACGGGGTTACCTGCGAAGTTCGAGACCGCGTCGGGTGTCGCACAGCTCTCCGGCGCTGTGGTGACGGTTGACGCCTCGACGGGCAAAGCGAAAAGCATCGAGAGGGTTCTTCGAGTGGAGGGCGCCTGA
- the rny gene encoding ribonuclease Y, producing MIGIILAVVLSVLVGAALGYLARKTLAEAKIESAELAAKRIVEEAEKEAEAAKREILLEAKEEAHRLRNDIEQEERTRRAELQRTERRLLQKEESLDRKLEALERKEESIARKERELEAAKEELAKLHAEQRAELQRISGLSSEEAKALLLKDIENEIRHEAAVMIRDIEAQAKEEADRRAREIVAAAIQRCAADHVAETSVSVVSLPNDEMKGRIIGREGRNIRALETLTGIDLIIDDTPEAVILSGFDPVRREIAKVALEKLISDGRIHPARIEEMVEKAQKEVEAIIKEEGESAAIEAGVHGLHPELIRLLGRLKFRSSFGQNVLKHSLEVAHLAAGMAAELGANIAVAKRAGLLHDIGKAVDHEVEGPHVQIGVDLARKYKESPEVIHAIAAHHGDEEPKTIEAVLVQAADAISAARPGARRETLEAYIKRLTKLEEVADSFEGVEKAYAIQAGREIRIMVKPEKVDDLAAVRLARDIVKKIEEELEYPGQIKVTVIRETRVVDYAK from the coding sequence ATTATTGGAATCATACTAGCAGTTGTTCTTTCCGTCCTAGTTGGGGCTGCTCTCGGTTACCTGGCCAGAAAGACGCTGGCGGAGGCGAAGATCGAGTCGGCGGAGCTTGCCGCAAAGAGGATAGTGGAAGAGGCCGAGAAGGAGGCCGAGGCTGCTAAAAGGGAGATCCTTTTGGAAGCCAAGGAGGAGGCCCACCGGCTTCGCAACGATATCGAGCAGGAGGAGCGGACGCGCCGCGCCGAGCTCCAGAGGACCGAGAGACGGCTCCTTCAGAAGGAAGAAAGCCTCGACCGCAAACTAGAAGCGCTCGAACGCAAAGAGGAGTCTATAGCGAGGAAGGAAAGGGAGCTCGAGGCGGCCAAGGAGGAGCTCGCAAAGCTGCACGCGGAGCAGAGGGCTGAGCTTCAGCGGATATCCGGACTTTCGTCTGAGGAGGCGAAGGCGCTTCTCCTGAAAGACATCGAAAACGAGATCCGCCACGAGGCCGCGGTGATGATAAGAGACATCGAAGCTCAGGCGAAGGAGGAGGCCGACAGGCGCGCCAGGGAGATCGTAGCAGCGGCCATCCAAAGGTGCGCTGCGGACCACGTGGCCGAGACGAGCGTGTCCGTGGTGTCTCTTCCGAACGACGAGATGAAGGGGAGGATCATCGGACGGGAGGGCAGGAACATCAGGGCGCTCGAGACGCTCACAGGGATTGACCTCATAATCGATGATACTCCGGAAGCAGTCATCCTTTCCGGCTTTGACCCCGTGCGTCGGGAGATCGCCAAGGTAGCCCTGGAGAAGCTTATCTCCGACGGGAGGATCCATCCCGCACGCATAGAGGAGATGGTGGAGAAGGCCCAGAAGGAAGTGGAAGCCATCATCAAAGAAGAGGGCGAGAGCGCCGCAATTGAGGCGGGAGTGCACGGTTTGCATCCGGAGCTCATACGCCTCCTCGGGCGGTTGAAGTTCAGGTCGAGCTTCGGTCAGAACGTGCTCAAGCACTCGCTTGAGGTCGCCCATCTCGCAGCGGGCATGGCAGCCGAGCTCGGTGCCAACATCGCGGTCGCGAAGCGGGCGGGCTTGCTCCACGACATAGGCAAGGCCGTCGATCATGAGGTCGAGGGCCCTCATGTCCAGATAGGAGTGGATCTGGCGCGCAAGTACAAGGAGTCGCCCGAGGTGATTCACGCCATTGCAGCTCACCACGGGGACGAGGAGCCGAAGACTATCGAGGCGGTCCTTGTTCAGGCGGCGGACGCGATTTCGGCGGCGCGGCCGGGCGCGAGACGCGAGACGCTGGAGGCTTATATAAAGCGTCTCACGAAGCTCGAGGAAGTCGCCGATTCCTTCGAGGGCGTTGAGAAGGCCTATGCCATTCAGGCGGGGCGAGAGATCAGGATAATGGTGAAGCCCGAGAAGGTCGACGACCTGGCAGCCGTTCGGCTTGCGCGGGACATCGTTAAGAAGATCGAGGAGGAGCTCGAGTACCCAGGCCAGATCAAGGTCACGGTTATCCGCGAGACCCGGGTCGTCGATTACGCCAAGTGA
- a CDS encoding regulatory protein RecX, whose translation MRWGSGVNIYEERMMGATEGEALGSSPADARRKARTYAFKLLAMADRTVKEVRSKLEGKGFSEDVVDATVAEMVSLGYLDDAKLAARFAEKCAEERGIGPTRIRAELLRRGVAGSVVDQVLSHAFEGEKESEVALVVARTWAERHGVAELLRSDERCAARRRLYGFLARRGFSSEAIERALRRVLG comes from the coding sequence ATGAGGTGGGGGTCCGGAGTAAACATCTATGAAGAAAGGATGATGGGTGCAACGGAGGGGGAGGCACTGGGCAGTAGCCCCGCGGACGCGAGGCGGAAGGCGAGAACCTATGCTTTCAAGCTGCTTGCCATGGCGGATCGCACTGTAAAGGAGGTCCGATCGAAACTCGAGGGCAAGGGCTTTTCTGAGGACGTCGTGGACGCGACCGTAGCTGAGATGGTGTCCCTGGGGTATCTCGACGACGCAAAGCTCGCGGCGAGGTTTGCAGAGAAGTGCGCCGAGGAAAGGGGGATCGGCCCCACTCGGATCCGCGCGGAGCTCTTACGCCGGGGCGTGGCAGGGTCCGTTGTGGACCAAGTCCTGAGCCACGCGTTCGAGGGCGAGAAGGAAAGCGAGGTGGCTCTCGTCGTGGCGCGCACCTGGGCCGAGCGGCACGGTGTGGCCGAGTTGCTGCGCAGCGATGAGCGCTGCGCGGCCAGGCGAAGATTGTACGGCTTTCTCGCCCGGCGGGGGTTCTCTTCTGAAGCCATCGAAAGGGCGCTCCGACGCGTGTTGGGTTAG
- the recA gene encoding recombinase RecA, protein MEKEKALEMALSQIEKQFGKGSIMRLGEADARLAVEAIPTGALSLDIALGIGGMPRGRVIEIFGPESSGKTTVALHVIAEAQKAGGIAAFIDAEHALDPVYAKKLGVDVDNLLISQPDTGEQALEIAEALVRSGAVDVVVIDSVAALTPRAEIEGEMGDAHVGLQARLMSQALRKLTAAIGKSRTCAIFINQIREKVGVMFGNPEVTPGGRALKFYATIRLEVKRVEVLKQGQQMIGSRTRARVVKNKIAPPFREAEFDIIYGQGISREGSILDLGEANDIITRSGTWYSYGDIKLGQGRENAREFLRDNPDLAAEIEDKIRHLAGLKLPSSKPADSSEEETS, encoded by the coding sequence ATGGAGAAGGAAAAGGCTCTCGAGATGGCCTTGTCGCAGATAGAGAAGCAGTTCGGGAAGGGCTCGATCATGAGGTTGGGTGAGGCCGATGCCCGTCTCGCGGTGGAGGCGATCCCCACGGGCGCGCTTTCGCTCGACATCGCTCTGGGGATAGGCGGGATGCCTCGCGGGAGGGTGATAGAGATATTCGGCCCGGAGTCGTCCGGCAAGACCACGGTGGCTCTCCACGTCATAGCCGAGGCGCAGAAGGCTGGCGGAATCGCGGCGTTCATCGACGCCGAGCACGCCCTCGACCCGGTGTACGCGAAGAAGCTCGGGGTAGACGTGGACAACCTCCTCATCTCCCAGCCCGATACGGGGGAACAGGCGCTCGAGATAGCTGAAGCGCTTGTACGCAGCGGTGCCGTGGATGTGGTTGTCATCGACTCCGTCGCGGCGCTGACGCCTCGCGCTGAGATCGAGGGCGAGATGGGCGACGCTCATGTGGGGCTGCAGGCCAGGCTCATGTCGCAGGCGCTCCGAAAGCTCACAGCCGCGATCGGTAAGTCACGCACGTGTGCCATATTCATCAACCAGATTCGCGAGAAGGTCGGGGTGATGTTCGGGAATCCTGAGGTCACTCCTGGGGGGCGGGCGCTCAAGTTCTACGCGACGATACGCCTTGAGGTCAAGAGGGTCGAGGTGCTAAAGCAGGGGCAGCAGATGATCGGGAGCCGCACCCGGGCGAGAGTGGTCAAGAACAAGATCGCTCCTCCGTTCCGCGAGGCGGAGTTCGACATCATCTACGGCCAGGGTATCTCGCGCGAGGGCAGCATACTCGACTTGGGTGAGGCCAACGACATAATAACCCGGAGCGGCACCTGGTACTCGTACGGCGACATCAAGCTCGGGCAAGGCAGAGAGAACGCCCGCGAGTTCCTGCGGGATAATCCGGACCTCGCGGCCGAGATCGAGGACAAGATCCGCCACCTCGCCGGCCTCAAGCTGCCGTCGTCGAAACCCGCCGATTCGAGCGAGGAAGAGACGAGTTGA
- the thpR gene encoding RNA 2',3'-cyclic phosphodiesterase gives MKAVRSFIAIFLDPALRPQVVELQRRLAQSGADVKWVEPENLHFTLKFLGDVESSRLEALTGRLKACVEGVRGFELAVGPVGAFPRLQDARVIWVGVSAGREEFTALASLVEEAMKAEGFTGERREISPHLTIGRVRSSRNVRALAERLSSSAPLQGGMKVDTVYLVASELTARGPIYRPIAAVPLSP, from the coding sequence TTGAAAGCGGTTCGGTCTTTCATCGCCATCTTTCTCGACCCAGCACTTAGGCCCCAGGTTGTGGAATTGCAGAGGCGACTCGCCCAGAGCGGAGCCGATGTGAAATGGGTCGAGCCTGAGAACCTTCATTTCACCCTGAAATTCCTCGGCGATGTAGAGTCGTCGAGGCTCGAGGCTTTGACGGGCAGACTCAAAGCGTGCGTTGAGGGCGTGCGCGGGTTCGAGCTCGCAGTAGGGCCGGTGGGGGCCTTCCCGCGGCTCCAGGACGCGCGCGTGATCTGGGTCGGGGTCAGCGCTGGACGGGAGGAGTTTACGGCGCTTGCCTCGCTTGTGGAGGAAGCGATGAAGGCAGAAGGCTTCACGGGTGAGAGAAGGGAGATCTCACCTCACCTCACTATAGGCAGGGTGAGGTCCAGTCGAAACGTGCGGGCACTTGCGGAGAGGCTCTCGTCGAGCGCGCCCCTCCAGGGCGGCATGAAGGTCGACACGGTTTACTTGGTGGCAAGCGAGCTCACGGCCCGCGGGCCGATCTATAGGCCGATCGCTGCAGTCCCGCTTTCCCCGTGA
- a CDS encoding metallophosphoesterase has product MTLACACAAINLFGSMSYRLAGLDIRISVRIGVPGASVLAIPPIGRIEARTHPTPIRLEATLEDIDPGMLQDAISRGEAPSSISSQFKNDSGRLVAIIALRMALLAIAGGAFGSAAVAGWRPRRILAGAAAGLLAGCTLLILTYVTFDERKLANPRYEGVIEAAPWMLGLLDGSLLKAGEVAGSMETIASNIRTFFDKAEAFHKLESDRPFVRVLHVSDIHNNPQAFDFLEQVVKSFTPDFIIDTGDITDFGTAAEARMAAERVRKLGAPYVFVPGNHDSPEVSRVMSSEGGAIVLTDGSVDLQGLRVAGLGDPGALRNDMAAASQEELDLAATRAAAIAAPGGDSADGNRDSGAPDILAVHDVRVAEVAVGKVPVVLSGHDHHVSVAVRDGTVMVDAGTTGGAGARGLQVDGGVPMSVALLHFTVDGTSRVGRAGDTTRTAELLAVDTIRILGGKQGFDLERRVVSPSFTAPSGTPQAKENP; this is encoded by the coding sequence GTGACGCTCGCGTGCGCATGCGCAGCCATCAATCTTTTCGGGTCCATGTCATATCGCCTCGCTGGCCTCGATATCCGCATATCTGTGCGCATTGGGGTTCCGGGCGCAAGCGTGCTTGCGATTCCCCCCATCGGCCGGATCGAGGCGAGAACCCATCCCACACCCATCCGGTTGGAAGCCACTCTCGAGGACATTGACCCGGGCATGCTGCAGGACGCCATATCCCGCGGGGAGGCGCCCTCCAGCATCAGCAGTCAGTTTAAGAACGATTCGGGCCGGCTTGTGGCTATCATCGCGCTTCGCATGGCCCTCCTGGCGATCGCCGGAGGGGCTTTCGGGAGCGCTGCCGTGGCGGGCTGGAGGCCACGGCGGATCCTGGCGGGCGCGGCCGCAGGCCTCTTGGCAGGCTGTACCCTCCTCATCCTCACGTATGTCACCTTCGATGAGCGCAAGCTTGCGAATCCGCGTTACGAGGGTGTGATAGAGGCTGCGCCGTGGATGCTCGGGCTGTTGGACGGAAGCCTTCTCAAGGCCGGCGAGGTGGCCGGCAGCATGGAGACCATAGCGTCGAACATCCGCACGTTCTTCGACAAGGCGGAGGCTTTCCACAAGCTTGAGAGCGACAGGCCTTTCGTAAGGGTCTTGCATGTGTCGGACATCCACAATAACCCTCAGGCCTTTGACTTCCTGGAGCAGGTTGTGAAGAGCTTCACGCCGGATTTCATCATCGACACGGGCGACATAACCGACTTCGGAACGGCCGCCGAGGCGAGAATGGCCGCCGAGAGAGTGCGGAAGCTCGGTGCCCCCTACGTCTTCGTCCCGGGTAACCACGATTCTCCCGAGGTGTCGAGGGTGATGTCCAGCGAGGGAGGCGCGATCGTTCTCACGGATGGCTCAGTCGACCTCCAAGGCTTGCGCGTCGCTGGTCTGGGAGACCCGGGGGCCTTGCGAAATGACATGGCCGCGGCGAGTCAGGAGGAATTGGACTTGGCGGCGACGCGTGCGGCCGCCATCGCCGCACCGGGAGGTGATTCCGCGGATGGCAACAGGGATTCGGGAGCCCCTGACATCCTAGCCGTTCATGACGTGCGGGTCGCCGAGGTGGCCGTGGGAAAGGTGCCGGTTGTGTTGAGCGGCCACGACCACCATGTCTCCGTGGCCGTGCGCGACGGGACGGTGATGGTGGATGCTGGGACCACGGGAGGTGCGGGAGCGAGGGGCCTGCAGGTGGATGGCGGTGTCCCTATGAGCGTGGCTCTGCTTCATTTCACTGTTGACGGCACGTCCCGGGTGGGGCGCGCGGGTGACACCACCCGGACGGCGGAGCTCCTCGCGGTCGATACCATCCGCATTCTGGGTGGAAAACAAGGGTTCGACCTGGAGCGGAGGGTGGTGAGCCCCTCTTTCACAGCTCCGTCGGGTACACCTCAGGCAAAGGAAAATCCCTGA